The following DNA comes from Ornithinimicrobium avium.
GTCCGGCCGGGCGCCAGCGCCAGGTGCCGCGGTCCGCAGCCGGGGGGCAGCACGACGTCCCCGGTATGGCGCAGCGCCCGCTCCCCGACCCTCACCTCGCGCAGCCGGTCGGCACCCAGGTCGCAGACCAGCAGGTCCTCCTCGTCGAGGAAGACGGCCTGGTGGGCGTGCGGCGCGTCCTGCCGGTCGCTCGGGCCCTCACCGGTGAACGCCAGCTCGTCGACCAGCTCCAGGCTCCCGTCCTGCCCCACCTCGACCAGGCCGACGCTGCCGCTGACGTAGTTCGCGGCGACCAGCCACCGGCCGTGGGGCGAGAGCGCGAGGTGGGCGGGCCCCCTGCCACCGCTGTCCGTGGTCGCACCCAGGCCCTGCCCGGGACGCACCCGGACGACCTGACCGTCCCCCTCGCTCACCGCATACAGGTCGTGCGTCCCGGGTGCGCGGACGAGCCAGGACGGGTCGGACGGGCCCTCGAGCGCCTCGACGTCGCCGAACCCCTGCCCGGTGAGCTCGACGCGGGCCAGCCCGGACCGGCCCGGCGGCTGCTCACGGGTGTATCCACCCAGGTAGAGGGTCGTCATCCGGCCATGGTGCCACCCTGGGCCGCGGCAGGGGCCCTAGAGTTGGGCCATGGGCCGCGAGTACGACCAGGACACGACCGTCGGCAGCAGCACCCTGCGGATCCGCACCCGCGGGCGGGCGGTGCTGAGCAACCCGATGACCAACAGGGGGACGGCCTTCACCCTGGCCGAGCGCGAGCTGCTCGAGCTCGACGGGCTGATGCCGACCGGTGAGACCAACCTGGAGAACCAGACCCGCCGGGTCTACGAGCAGTACCGCGCCAACAAGTCGATGCTCGGCAAGTTCCTCACGCTCAACGCGCTGCGCGACCGCAACGAGGTGCTCTTCTACCACCTGCTCGCCGAGCACCTGGAGGAGATGCTGCCGGTCATCTACACGCCGACGATCGGCGAGGCGATCGAGCGGTTCAGCCACGACTACAACCGTCCGCGCGGGGTGTTCCTCTCGATCGACCGGCCGGACAAGATCGAGCAGTCGCTGCTCAACTACGGGCTGCGCGCCGACGACGTCGACCTCATCTGCGTGACCGACTCCGAGGGCATCCTGGGCATCGGCGACCAGGGCATCGGCGGGATCCAGATCGCGATCGGCAAGCTGTCGGTCTACACCGCGGCGGCCGGCATCCACCCGCGTCGGGTGATCCCGGTGGTGCTCGACGTCGGCACCGACAACCTGGGGCTGCTGTCCAACGACCTCTACCTCGGGGAGCGGCACAGCCGGGTCCGGGGGCAGCGCTACGACGACTTCATCGAGCTCTTCGTCAGCACCGTGACCAGGCTCTTCCCGCAGGCGTTGATCCACTGGGAGGACGTGGGCACGGCCAACGCCTACCGGATCCTGGACGCCTACAAGGACAAGGTCTGCACCTTCAACGACGACATCCAGGGCACCGCGGCGGTGGTCCTCGCCGCGCTGCTGGCCGCGGTGGACGTGACCGGGGTGGACCTCGGCGAGCACCGGGTCGTGGTCTTCGGCGCGGGCAGCGCGGGGATGGGGATCGCCGGCCTGGTCCGGGACGAGATGCTGCGCACCGGCAGCTCGCAGACCGAGGAGGAGGTCTACTCGCGGTTCTGGCCGATCGGGATCCAGGGGCTGTACTTCGTCGACGACCACCGGCTGCACTCGTTCCAGAAACCGTGGGCCCGCCGGCGCCTCGACGTGGCGGGGTGGGACGTCAAGGACCCCGACGCCATCGGGCTGATGGACGTCGTGCGCAACGTGCGGCCGACCATCCTCATCGGCACCTCCACCAAGGGCGGGGCGTTCACGCGCGAGATCGTCCAGGAGATGGCCGAGCACTGCACGCGACCGATCATCTTCCCGCTGTCCAACCCCACCAGCCGGGCCGAGGCCACTCCGGCGGACCTGCTGGAGTGGACCGACGGGCGCGCGCTGGTGGCCAGCGGCAGCCCCTTCGACCCGGTCGACCACGGTGGGGTCAGGCACACGATCGCCCAGTCCAACAACGCGCTGATCTTCCCCGGGCTCGGCCTCGGCGTCGCCGCGTGCCGCGCCTCGCGGGTCACCGAGGGGATGATCGCGGCGGCGGCCAACGCGCTGGCAGGGATGGTCAACACCTGGCGCCCCGGCGCCCGGCTGCTGCCGAGCATGAGCGACCTGCGCCTGGTCTCGGCCACCGTGGCGATCGCGGTGGCACGGGCGGCCACGCAGGAGGGCGTGGCCCAGCTGCCGATGACCGACCCGATCCAGCAGGTCTACGACCGGATGTGGCAGCCGAACTACCCCGACGTCGAGGCGATCTGACCGGGGCCGTCCTGGGCGCGTCTGCCCTGCCCGCGTCGGTGCAGCAGCAGCGACAGTCCGAGGACCGCCAGGCCGGCGACCGACAGCCCGGCGCCCACGAGCGAGGGGGCGCGCAACCCGTACCCGGCCGCGATGACCAGACCGCCGAGATAGGCGCCCAGTGCGTTGGCGACGTTGAGCGAGGAGTGGTTCATGGCGGCGCCGAGCGTGCGCGCCGGACCCGCGACACTCATCAGACGCAGCTGCAGGGCGATGACCCACGCCGAGCCCGAGACGGCGATGACCGAAAGGGTGGTCAGGGCCGGGACGGTCCAGCGCGCGGTCTGCCAGAAGGCGAGCAGGGACCCCGCCGAGAGCAGCCCCATGAGCAGCAGGGTGCGCAGCACGGACCAGTCGCTCAGCCGGCCCCCCAGCCAGGTGCCGACCACCGAGAACGCGCCGTGGACGAGGAGGAAGACCGGGACCCACGACCTTCCCAGGCCGGTGACCTGCTCGACGACGGGGGCGATGTAGGAGTACATGGCGAACATGCCGCCGAAACCGACCGCACCGACGAGCATGGTCAGCCAGAACTGCAGCCCGCCGAAGGCCCGCAGCTCGGTGCCGAAGGACTGGCGGTGGTCGGCCGGGAAGACGGGCACCCAGGCCCGGACCAGCACGGCGGTCAGCACCCCGATGGCCGCGACCGCCCAGTAGGCGACCTGCCAGCCGAGGACCTGGCCGGCCCAGGTGCCCAGCGGCACTCCGGCGACCATCGCGATCGGCAGCCCGAGCATGACCGTGCCGACCGCCCGGCCGCCGCGACCCGGTGGGGCCAGGGCGACCGCCACGAGGGCGGCCAGGCCGAAGAAGGCACCGTGCGGGAGCCCAGTCAGGAAGCGCGCCGCGAGCAGCGTGCCGTAGCCGGGCGCCAGCGCCGTGAGCGCGTTGCCGACGGCGAAGACGACCATGAGCGCGACGAGCACCCCGCGGCGCGGCAGCCGGGCGGCTCCCAGGGAGATGAGCGGCGCCCCGACGACGACGCCCACCGCGTACGCGGAGATGACGTGACCGGCGGTGGGGATGTCCACGCCGACGTCCTCGGCGATCTGGGGCAGCAGCCCCATGGTGACGAACTCGGTGATCCCGATCCCGACGCCACCGAGCACGAGCGCGACGACGACCAGTCCCACGTTGCGGGTGCGCGGGGTCGTGGGGGCGGCCGTCGGCGGACGGCCCGGTACGGGCGGGGTCAACGAAGAGGCCCTCTCTGGGGCGGCACGGCGGTGGGGTCCGTCCCAGCCTATGCGCGGGAGCCGCTCCCGAGGGCCCGCTCAGCCCTCGACAGCCTCGGCGATCGCGACGAAGTTGGCCCTGCGGTGCCCGTCGGCGCGCTCGCCGAGCGAGTCGTCGCAGGTGATGAGGGCGATCCTCGCCACGTCGTCCTGGTCTCCCCAGACCAGGGGTGAGGACTGCAGCCCCTTCTTGGACAGCTGCTGGGTGTCGGTCACGACGAACTCGCGCGTCGCGCCGTTGCCGTAGCCGACGGTGATGACGTCGCCCTCGACGACCTCGCCCAGGTCGTGGAAGACGTCCGGCTCGTCGTAGTAGACCATGTGCGCGGCGACGACGGCGGTCCCGACCTGGCCGGGGACGACGCGGCCGGTGCCGGTATACCAGATGGCCTCGCCCTGGTCGGGGTTGATCGTGCCCTGCGCGGTCAGGCCCTCGGGCGCGACCGGCTGCTCGTCGAGGCCGGCCGCGGGCACCGACACCCAGGCGGGTGCGTCGGGGCCGTCGGCAGCGACCTCGGGGCCGGGGGTGCCCGCCAGCGCCCCGACCGCCTGCACGGTCAGCGTGCTCACACCGAGCGTCGCGACGAGCAGTGCGGTCGGGACGAGGAGACGTGGTCCTGCGGTCATCGATCCCTCAGCAGGTGCCGATCAGTGCTGACCGGGACGGCGCCGCATCGCCCAGCCTGCGGCGCCGGCGCCGGCGAGCACGAGGGCCGCACCGCCGAGCATGCCGAGGTTCGTGCCGCCGGGGGTCGAGGGGCCGTCGGTCTCGACCGGGGGGCCGCTCGGCTGGTCGCTGTCGCTCGGCTCGTCGCTGTCGCTCGGCTCGTCGCTGTCGCCGGGCTCGTCGCTGTCGCCGGGCTCGTCGCTGTCGCCGGGCTCGTCGCTGTCGACGGGCTCGTCGGTCGGCTCCTCGGTGAGCACCGGCTCCTCGGTCGTGCCGTCACCGTCACCGGGGTCCTCGGTCGCGACGCTGCCGGCGGGGGCCTGGCAGCCGATGACGTGGGTGATGTTGCCCGGGGACTGGCCCGGCACGTCGAGGGTGTAGTGGTAGGTGCCGTAGCCCTCCCAGGCGTGCACGTCGTAGTCGTCGGCGACCTTGATGACGACGCCGATCCACTCGTTGCCGTCCTTGAGGGTGGAGTCCCACTCCTCACCGACGACGACGTCGAGGACGCCGGGCTGACCGGAGACCACGGAGACGCCGCAGGAGACGTTCTCGTAGCCCTGCTCGGCGAAGTAGCCCTCCCAGAAGGCCGCCTGCGGCTGGCCGGGGATCGCGGTGGCGGTGGCGGCCCCCGCCACCAGGACTGCGGCGGCGCCGGCCCCCGCGGCCAGGCCACGGAGCGTGGTGGTGCGCATATCGGTTCCTTTCACGGCGACGCGCGGGGCCGGTGCCCCACCCGTCCAGGTTGACGGTTCGCACCATTGGTCACATCAGTCACAAACAACACACGTGTAACTCCAGGCGCACCCGCACCATACCGCACACCCGCGGCGAGGTGGTGCTCCCCGCGCCGGGAGCGGGCGCGTCGGCGGTGTCGGACCTCCGAGGTATGGGGCCGCGCCGACGGTCAGCGGTCGGAGGCGTCACGGCGGGGTCGGACCAGCGCCACGACGGTGCCGGAGTCCTCCGGCGGCGGCGAGTGGGCCGTGACCACCTTGGCCTTCTCGTCCTCCACGACGAAGAGCAGCACGGCGTCGGGCTCGCGCTGCCGGAAGTCGGCCAGCGTGTGCTGCTCGGTGAGCCGGGTCTTGCGCACGGTCATCCCCTCGCGCACCTTGGCCTCCAGCTCGGGGGCGGTCAGCGGCGGCTCGAAGGCGACGTTGGCGGTCAGCTTGCTCGCGGTCCGCTGCTTGGCGCCGCCCGGGGTGCCGCTGCGCTGCTCGGGCTCGCCCTGGCGGCTCAGCTGGTAGGTGTTCTGGCTGCCGAGCGTGTGGGCGAACTCGCGCGCGGCGGTGGAGTTGGTCATGTCGTCGTAGGTGCCGGCCACGAGGGAGCCCAGGCCGGCGAGCTCCATGTCCTCCACCGCATACTCCGACAGGATGTGGGTGCGCTCGACGCGCAGCCCCG
Coding sequences within:
- a CDS encoding NAD-dependent malic enzyme, with amino-acid sequence MGREYDQDTTVGSSTLRIRTRGRAVLSNPMTNRGTAFTLAERELLELDGLMPTGETNLENQTRRVYEQYRANKSMLGKFLTLNALRDRNEVLFYHLLAEHLEEMLPVIYTPTIGEAIERFSHDYNRPRGVFLSIDRPDKIEQSLLNYGLRADDVDLICVTDSEGILGIGDQGIGGIQIAIGKLSVYTAAAGIHPRRVIPVVLDVGTDNLGLLSNDLYLGERHSRVRGQRYDDFIELFVSTVTRLFPQALIHWEDVGTANAYRILDAYKDKVCTFNDDIQGTAAVVLAALLAAVDVTGVDLGEHRVVVFGAGSAGMGIAGLVRDEMLRTGSSQTEEEVYSRFWPIGIQGLYFVDDHRLHSFQKPWARRRLDVAGWDVKDPDAIGLMDVVRNVRPTILIGTSTKGGAFTREIVQEMAEHCTRPIIFPLSNPTSRAEATPADLLEWTDGRALVASGSPFDPVDHGGVRHTIAQSNNALIFPGLGLGVAACRASRVTEGMIAAAANALAGMVNTWRPGARLLPSMSDLRLVSATVAIAVARAATQEGVAQLPMTDPIQQVYDRMWQPNYPDVEAI
- a CDS encoding MFS transporter, which codes for MTPPVPGRPPTAAPTTPRTRNVGLVVVALVLGGVGIGITEFVTMGLLPQIAEDVGVDIPTAGHVISAYAVGVVVGAPLISLGAARLPRRGVLVALMVVFAVGNALTALAPGYGTLLAARFLTGLPHGAFFGLAALVAVALAPPGRGGRAVGTVMLGLPIAMVAGVPLGTWAGQVLGWQVAYWAVAAIGVLTAVLVRAWVPVFPADHRQSFGTELRAFGGLQFWLTMLVGAVGFGGMFAMYSYIAPVVEQVTGLGRSWVPVFLLVHGAFSVVGTWLGGRLSDWSVLRTLLLMGLLSAGSLLAFWQTARWTVPALTTLSVIAVSGSAWVIALQLRLMSVAGPARTLGAAMNHSSLNVANALGAYLGGLVIAAGYGLRAPSLVGAGLSVAGLAVLGLSLLLHRRGQGRRAQDGPGQIASTSG
- a CDS encoding class F sortase, giving the protein MTAGPRLLVPTALLVATLGVSTLTVQAVGALAGTPGPEVAADGPDAPAWVSVPAAGLDEQPVAPEGLTAQGTINPDQGEAIWYTGTGRVVPGQVGTAVVAAHMVYYDEPDVFHDLGEVVEGDVITVGYGNGATREFVVTDTQQLSKKGLQSSPLVWGDQDDVARIALITCDDSLGERADGHRRANFVAIAEAVEG
- a CDS encoding lactonase family protein; translated protein: MTTLYLGGYTREQPPGRSGLARVELTGQGFGDVEALEGPSDPSWLVRAPGTHDLYAVSEGDGQVVRVRPGQGLGATTDSGGRGPAHLALSPHGRWLVAANYVSGSVGLVEVGQDGSLELVDELAFTGEGPSDRQDAPHAHQAVFLDEEDLLVCDLGADRLREVRVGERALRHTGDVVLPPGCGPRHLALAPGRTDLLWVVGELDQTVHTVRREGGAWTPVQNVTTVPEGPGPGETTTAGIVVSPDASHVYVSTRGTDTVSVYAADDGGMLTLRQQVVTGHWPRFVGWVPGLEGERLLVAAEREGSVDVWAVEEGMLEETGHSLAWPAPTWVG